Proteins from a genomic interval of Synechococcus sp. A15-28:
- the secE gene encoding preprotein translocase subunit SecE, with protein sequence MTSPISEDTSTKSPDTTPAEPAAPRGFLPATVDELKLVVWPSRQQLFSESIAVILMVSLSAAGIAAVSRFFGWASSQVFR encoded by the coding sequence GTGACCAGCCCGATTTCCGAGGACACCTCAACCAAGAGTCCTGACACCACCCCAGCAGAGCCAGCCGCACCCCGCGGTTTTCTGCCGGCCACGGTCGATGAACTCAAGCTTGTGGTCTGGCCCAGCCGTCAGCAGCTGTTCAGCGAGTCGATCGCTGTGATCCTGATGGTGAGTCTGTCGGCCGCCGGCATCGCCGCCGTCAGTCGCTTCTTCGGATGGGCGTCATCCCAGGTGTTCCGCTGA
- a CDS encoding DUF3747 domain-containing protein has product MRRTYFRSLILAAVLCGTAGWLPAAQSARGLFDSKALQQNRFAVLAQPVGQRNWKLLVLEQIKQRPRCWTLRSDGLVDPTLNTFNFAGICSRYLDSNGYSLRSGGEDLGSRFRLSLRQSGNNLQLQALNPRQGAPIVVGRVTIPKRDRNGFVQIRLDPAWRLERRVYKGRTLSHVYFAHPDPVNRLLARAEQGSDSGFSRLGAPTAPMAPRRNQRVASNGQPIQLEVIPYRP; this is encoded by the coding sequence ATGCGGCGAACTTACTTCCGCAGCCTGATCCTGGCCGCAGTCCTTTGCGGCACCGCGGGGTGGTTGCCAGCGGCTCAATCCGCCCGCGGCCTGTTCGACAGCAAGGCGCTGCAGCAGAACCGCTTTGCGGTGCTGGCTCAGCCGGTGGGACAGCGCAACTGGAAGCTGTTGGTGCTGGAGCAGATCAAGCAACGACCCCGCTGCTGGACACTGCGATCGGACGGTCTGGTGGATCCGACCCTCAACACCTTCAACTTCGCCGGGATCTGCAGCCGTTACCTCGACAGCAATGGCTATTCCCTTCGCAGCGGTGGTGAGGACCTTGGCAGCCGCTTTCGGCTGAGCCTGCGGCAGAGCGGCAACAATCTGCAGTTGCAGGCCCTCAACCCACGCCAGGGAGCTCCCATCGTGGTCGGCCGAGTCACGATCCCAAAGCGGGATCGCAACGGCTTCGTTCAGATTCGGCTGGATCCAGCCTGGCGCCTGGAACGACGGGTCTACAAAGGCCGCACCCTCAGCCACGTCTATTTCGCCCATCCAGACCCGGTGAACCGGCTCCTGGCCCGGGCGGAGCAAGGAAGTGACAGCGGATTCAGCCGGCTGGGGGCCCCAACGGCACCGATGGCACCAAGACGTAACCAACGCGTGGCCAGTAATGGGCAACCCATTCAGCTGGAGGTCATTCCGTACCGCCCCTGA
- a CDS encoding AAA family ATPase, which translates to MTGTPASRGSLTHEPDRFSDPAWELLLAGQDMARRWRHDQLDVEHLIQVLFSDSAFRRWVDPLPLRSDDLLDRLEDVLAAQPPARGDQLFIGEDLEQLLETAEQIRGRWGDRLIDVPQLVVAVGADPRIGAELFAAQGLAADRLESLLQQPSVVPTPAPTPQPAPPPRVMAPEPTPSVQPSVPTPAQPPVELEQEPSALEAFGRDLTEEAEAGSLDPVIGRDSEIRNLIKVLSRRSKNNPVLIGEPGVGKTAIAELLAQRIVAGEVPDSLQGLRLIALDLGALIAGAKFRGQFEERLRSVLEEVSRSDSGVVLFIDELHTIVGSDRSSTDAGSLLKPALARGDLRCIGATTPEEYRRTVEKDPALNRRFQQVLIREPDLELSLEILRGLRERYELHHGVTITDEAIQTANRLADRYISDRCLPDKAIDLIDEAAAQLKIEVTSKPQVVEEAEADLRRVELALLAAEQSPEEERIQLQRQRLEVSSRLDDLRRRWQEERTQLEELGQLLQQDEDLRHAIAEAERQGDLEEAARLQYDQLHTVQQRREALEDSQSEAQASGTALLREQVEAGDIADLVARWTGIPVQRLLAGERRKLLALESHLAERVIGQAEAVAAVSAAIRRARAGMKDPRRPVGSFLFLGPTGVGKTELAKALATSLFDEEEALVRLDMSELMERNASARLIGAPPGYVGYEEGGQLTEAVRRRPYAVLLLDEVEKAHPDVFNLLLQVLDDGRLTDSQGRTVDFRHTVVVMTSNLASPAILEHARSGSSDDDQLQQQVDAALASQFRPEFLNRIDEVIRFRPLEVKDLVRIVRLQLADLASLMAEQGLSLDVDDAVADSLARQGHEPEYGARPLRRVLRRQLENPLATQLLEDRFRSARGIRVRCGTDDGSSLAFEPVES; encoded by the coding sequence ATGACCGGCACCCCCGCCTCCCGCGGCAGCCTCACCCACGAGCCTGACCGTTTTTCCGATCCCGCCTGGGAGCTTCTGCTGGCTGGTCAGGACATGGCCCGTCGCTGGCGCCATGACCAGCTGGATGTTGAGCATCTGATCCAGGTGCTGTTCAGTGATTCGGCCTTCAGGCGCTGGGTGGATCCGCTGCCGCTGCGCTCGGATGATCTCCTGGATCGTCTGGAGGATGTGCTGGCGGCTCAGCCTCCGGCGCGGGGTGATCAGTTGTTCATCGGTGAAGACCTGGAGCAGCTGCTGGAGACCGCTGAGCAGATCCGAGGCCGCTGGGGGGATCGTTTGATCGATGTGCCTCAGCTGGTCGTTGCGGTTGGTGCCGACCCCCGCATCGGGGCCGAGTTGTTTGCGGCCCAGGGCCTTGCGGCTGATCGGCTGGAGAGCCTGCTGCAGCAGCCGTCGGTTGTTCCGACCCCAGCTCCGACGCCTCAACCGGCACCGCCCCCCCGTGTGATGGCTCCAGAGCCGACGCCATCGGTTCAGCCGTCTGTCCCCACCCCTGCCCAGCCCCCGGTTGAACTGGAGCAGGAGCCCTCGGCCCTTGAAGCTTTTGGCCGTGATCTCACTGAGGAGGCAGAGGCTGGTTCCCTCGATCCGGTGATCGGTCGCGACAGCGAGATTCGCAACCTGATCAAGGTGCTGTCCCGCCGCAGCAAGAACAATCCGGTGCTGATCGGGGAACCCGGCGTCGGCAAGACGGCCATCGCCGAGCTCCTGGCCCAGCGGATCGTGGCCGGTGAGGTGCCGGACTCGTTGCAGGGGCTTCGACTGATTGCCCTTGATCTGGGTGCCCTGATCGCCGGGGCCAAATTCCGCGGTCAGTTCGAGGAACGCCTGCGCTCTGTCCTCGAGGAGGTGAGTCGCTCCGATTCCGGGGTGGTGCTCTTCATCGACGAGCTCCACACCATCGTTGGAAGCGACCGCAGCAGCACCGATGCGGGCAGCCTGCTCAAGCCCGCCCTGGCGCGGGGGGACCTGCGCTGTATCGGCGCGACCACGCCGGAGGAGTACCGACGCACTGTCGAAAAGGACCCTGCCCTCAACCGTCGTTTTCAGCAGGTGCTGATCCGCGAACCGGATCTGGAACTCAGCCTGGAGATCCTGCGGGGCCTGCGGGAGCGCTACGAGCTTCACCATGGCGTCACCATCACCGACGAGGCGATTCAGACCGCCAATCGATTGGCGGATCGCTACATCAGCGACCGTTGCCTGCCGGACAAGGCGATCGATCTGATTGACGAGGCCGCGGCTCAGCTGAAGATCGAAGTCACCTCCAAGCCACAGGTGGTGGAGGAGGCTGAGGCGGACCTGCGCCGGGTGGAACTGGCGCTGCTGGCGGCGGAACAATCACCGGAGGAGGAGCGGATCCAGCTGCAGCGTCAACGTCTGGAAGTGTCCTCCCGGCTGGATGATCTGCGCCGGCGTTGGCAGGAGGAGCGCACCCAGCTGGAGGAGCTTGGTCAGTTGCTGCAGCAGGACGAAGACCTGCGTCATGCCATCGCCGAGGCGGAACGACAGGGGGATCTGGAGGAGGCCGCTCGGTTGCAGTACGACCAGCTGCACACCGTGCAGCAGCGCCGGGAGGCGTTGGAAGACAGTCAGTCCGAGGCGCAGGCATCGGGGACGGCACTGCTGCGGGAACAGGTGGAGGCGGGGGACATCGCTGATTTGGTGGCCCGTTGGACCGGGATTCCAGTGCAGCGCCTCCTAGCGGGAGAACGTCGCAAGCTGCTGGCCTTGGAGAGTCACTTGGCGGAGCGGGTGATCGGCCAGGCGGAAGCGGTGGCCGCCGTTTCCGCAGCGATCCGACGGGCGCGGGCCGGGATGAAGGATCCCCGTCGGCCCGTGGGTTCGTTCCTGTTTCTTGGCCCGACGGGTGTTGGCAAAACGGAGCTGGCCAAGGCACTGGCTACGTCTCTGTTTGATGAGGAGGAAGCCCTGGTGCGCCTCGACATGAGCGAGTTGATGGAGCGCAACGCTTCGGCACGCCTGATCGGTGCTCCGCCGGGCTACGTCGGATACGAGGAGGGGGGGCAGCTCACCGAGGCGGTGCGCCGGCGCCCGTACGCCGTGTTGCTTCTGGATGAAGTGGAGAAAGCTCACCCGGATGTGTTCAATCTGCTGCTGCAGGTTCTGGACGACGGCCGACTCACCGATTCCCAGGGGCGGACCGTTGATTTCCGCCACACCGTGGTGGTGATGACCAGCAACCTGGCCAGCCCGGCGATCCTTGAGCACGCCCGGTCCGGTTCCAGCGATGACGACCAGCTCCAGCAGCAGGTGGATGCGGCCCTGGCCAGTCAGTTCCGTCCGGAGTTTCTCAATCGGATCGATGAAGTGATTCGCTTCCGCCCTTTGGAGGTGAAGGATCTGGTGCGGATCGTGCGTTTGCAACTGGCCGATCTCGCCTCCCTGATGGCGGAACAGGGGCTGTCATTGGATGTGGACGATGCAGTGGCGGATTCGCTGGCCCGTCAGGGCCATGAACCGGAGTACGGCGCCCGTCCGTTGCGCCGGGTGCTGCGGCGTCAACTGGAGAACCCACTGGCCACCCAACTGCTGGAGGATCGTTTCCGTTCGGCGCGGGGCATCCGGGTTCGTTGCGGAACAGACGACGGCAGCTCATTGGCGTTTGAGCCTGTGGAGTCGTAG
- the nusG gene encoding transcription termination/antitermination protein NusG — protein MPDDLTTTDPSEVRDLPAPNEGEEGTLSDTPAANTAIARWYAVQVASSCEKKVKATLEQRAITLGVSKRILEIEIPQTPAVKLKKDGSRQSTEEKVFPGYVLVRMVLDEDTMMAVRSTPNVINFVGAEDRRATGKARGHIKPRPLSRAEVDRIFKRAAEKKTVVKVDLAEGDQILVTAGPFKDFQGEVIEVSGERNKLKALLSIFGRETPVELEFSQISKQN, from the coding sequence GTGCCCGACGATCTGACCACAACGGACCCCTCCGAGGTGCGCGACCTGCCGGCCCCGAATGAGGGTGAAGAGGGCACGCTGTCGGACACTCCGGCCGCCAACACCGCGATTGCGCGCTGGTATGCGGTTCAGGTGGCCTCCAGCTGCGAGAAGAAAGTGAAGGCGACCCTGGAGCAGCGGGCGATCACGCTGGGGGTGAGCAAGCGCATCCTCGAGATCGAGATCCCGCAGACCCCAGCGGTCAAGTTGAAAAAGGACGGTTCCCGCCAGTCCACTGAAGAAAAGGTTTTCCCGGGTTACGTGCTGGTGCGGATGGTTCTCGATGAGGACACGATGATGGCGGTCCGCAGCACGCCAAACGTGATCAACTTCGTTGGGGCGGAGGATCGTCGCGCCACGGGCAAGGCTCGTGGCCATATCAAGCCGCGCCCCCTCAGCCGCGCGGAAGTCGATCGGATCTTCAAGCGTGCGGCCGAGAAGAAAACCGTGGTCAAGGTGGATCTCGCCGAGGGTGATCAGATCCTTGTGACCGCTGGTCCGTTCAAGGATTTCCAGGGCGAGGTGATCGAGGTCTCGGGAGAGCGCAACAAGCTCAAGGCCCTGTTGTCCATTTTTGGTCGTGAAACTCCTGTGGAACTGGAGTTCTCACAGATCTCCAAGCAGAACTGA
- the rplK gene encoding 50S ribosomal protein L11 encodes MAKKVTAVIKLALQAGKANPAPPVGPALGQHGVNIMMFCKEYNARTQDKAGFVIPVEISVYEDRSFTFITKTPPASVLITKAAKIEKGSGESAKGNVGSINRAQLEEIAKTKLPDLNCTSVESAMRIIEGTARNMGVSISD; translated from the coding sequence ATGGCCAAGAAAGTCACCGCAGTTATCAAGCTGGCCCTTCAGGCCGGCAAAGCCAACCCTGCACCACCGGTGGGCCCAGCCCTCGGTCAGCACGGTGTGAACATCATGATGTTCTGCAAGGAGTACAACGCTCGGACGCAGGACAAAGCCGGTTTTGTGATCCCGGTGGAGATCTCGGTCTACGAAGACCGCAGCTTCACCTTCATCACCAAGACGCCTCCAGCGTCGGTGCTGATCACCAAGGCCGCCAAGATCGAGAAAGGTTCCGGCGAGTCCGCCAAGGGCAATGTCGGATCGATCAACCGGGCCCAGCTCGAGGAGATCGCCAAGACCAAGCTTCCTGATCTCAATTGCACCAGCGTCGAGTCCGCCATGCGGATCATCGAAGGAACCGCCCGCAACATGGGCGTTTCCATCAGCGACTGA
- the gloA gene encoding lactoylglutathione lyase, giving the protein MRMLHTMLRVGDLDQSIAFYTEVLGMQLLRRKDYPTGRFTLAFVGYGPESEQTVLELTHNWDTSSYDLGNAYGHIALGVHDIRSACAAISGKGGRVVREPGPMKHGSTVIAFVEDPDGYKVELIEISTLAAA; this is encoded by the coding sequence ATGCGGATGCTTCACACCATGCTCCGGGTCGGGGATCTGGACCAATCCATCGCCTTCTACACCGAGGTGCTCGGCATGCAGCTGCTGCGGCGCAAGGACTACCCCACCGGTCGTTTCACCCTGGCCTTCGTTGGTTACGGGCCGGAGTCGGAGCAGACGGTGCTGGAGCTCACCCACAACTGGGACACCAGTTCCTATGACCTCGGCAATGCCTATGGCCATATCGCCCTTGGAGTGCATGATATCCGCAGCGCTTGCGCCGCCATCAGTGGCAAGGGTGGCCGGGTGGTGCGTGAGCCGGGGCCGATGAAGCACGGTTCCACGGTGATTGCGTTCGTGGAGGACCCTGACGGCTACAAGGTGGAGTTGATCGAGATCTCCACCCTCGCCGCTGCATGA
- the rplL gene encoding 50S ribosomal protein L7/L12 gives MSAKTDEILESLKSLSLLEASELVKQIEEAFGVSAAASAGVVMAAPGAPAAGGGEAAEEQTEFDVILESFDAAAKIKVLKAVRNATGLGLGDAKALVEAAPKPVKEGISKDEAEALKKEIEEVGGKVTLK, from the coding sequence ATGTCTGCAAAAACCGACGAAATTCTCGAATCACTGAAGTCCCTTTCTCTGCTGGAAGCTTCCGAGCTGGTCAAGCAGATCGAGGAGGCCTTCGGTGTGTCAGCCGCCGCGTCCGCCGGCGTCGTGATGGCTGCCCCCGGCGCTCCTGCCGCCGGTGGTGGTGAAGCCGCCGAGGAACAGACCGAATTCGACGTCATCCTCGAAAGCTTCGACGCTGCAGCCAAAATCAAGGTGCTCAAGGCTGTGCGCAACGCCACCGGCCTGGGTCTTGGCGACGCCAAGGCTCTGGTGGAGGCTGCCCCCAAGCCCGTCAAGGAAGGCATTTCCAAAGACGAAGCCGAAGCTCTCAAGAAAGAGATCGAAGAAGTGGGTGGCAAGGTCACTCTCAAGTGA
- the eno gene encoding phosphopyruvate hydratase, which yields MIDSLDLVIDTIVAREVLDSRGNPTVEAEVLLEGGAMGRAIVPSGASTGAHEAHELRDGGDRYMGKGVSQAVTHIEERIAPTLCGLSALDQAAVDAAMLELDGSDNKSSLGANAILAVSMATARAAANGLGLPLYRYLGGPMANLLPVPLMNVINGGAHAANSLDFQEFMLVPHGAPSFREALRMGTEVFHTLKGLLKAKGMSTSVGDEGGFAPDLGNVEAGEILVEAISKAGYKPGEQISLALDVASTEFFENGRYAFDGGSYDSAEMVGQLEQLVDKFPIVSIEDGLAEDDWEGWKLLTERLGGRVQLVGDDLFVTNTKRLQQGIDSATANSILIKVNQIGSLTETLQAIDLAGRSGYTSVISHRSGETEDTTIADLSVATRAGQIKTGSLSRSERVAKYNQLLRIEDELGSQAIYAGAVGQGPRGNG from the coding sequence GTGATCGATTCGCTCGACCTCGTCATCGACACCATCGTGGCCCGAGAGGTGCTCGATTCCCGCGGCAATCCAACCGTTGAAGCAGAAGTGCTGCTCGAAGGTGGTGCCATGGGCCGGGCGATCGTGCCCAGTGGCGCCAGCACCGGTGCCCACGAGGCCCATGAATTGCGTGACGGCGGCGACCGTTACATGGGCAAAGGCGTCAGCCAGGCCGTGACCCACATCGAAGAGCGCATCGCGCCGACCCTGTGCGGACTTTCCGCCCTGGATCAGGCCGCCGTGGATGCTGCGATGCTCGAGCTGGACGGCAGCGACAACAAATCCAGCCTGGGGGCCAATGCGATTCTCGCGGTGAGCATGGCCACCGCCCGCGCCGCCGCCAACGGACTGGGTCTGCCCCTGTACCGCTACCTGGGTGGACCGATGGCCAACCTGCTGCCGGTGCCGTTGATGAACGTGATCAACGGAGGCGCCCATGCCGCCAACAGCCTGGATTTCCAGGAATTCATGCTGGTGCCCCACGGCGCTCCCAGCTTCCGTGAGGCCCTGCGCATGGGTACTGAGGTCTTCCACACGCTGAAAGGTCTGCTCAAGGCCAAGGGCATGAGCACCTCTGTGGGGGATGAGGGTGGTTTCGCCCCCGACCTCGGCAATGTGGAAGCCGGAGAGATCCTGGTGGAGGCAATCAGCAAGGCCGGCTACAAGCCTGGCGAGCAGATCTCCCTGGCCCTGGACGTGGCCAGCACCGAATTCTTCGAAAACGGCCGCTACGCCTTCGATGGTGGCAGCTACGACAGTGCCGAAATGGTTGGCCAGCTGGAGCAGCTGGTGGACAAATTCCCGATCGTGTCGATCGAGGACGGCCTGGCGGAAGACGACTGGGAGGGCTGGAAGCTGCTCACCGAACGCCTCGGCGGCAGGGTGCAGCTGGTGGGCGATGACCTGTTCGTGACCAACACCAAACGCCTGCAACAGGGCATCGACAGCGCCACGGCCAACTCGATTCTGATCAAGGTGAACCAGATCGGTTCCCTCACCGAAACCCTCCAGGCCATCGATCTGGCAGGGCGCTCCGGTTACACCAGCGTGATCAGCCACCGCAGCGGCGAAACCGAAGACACCACCATCGCTGATCTATCCGTCGCCACCCGCGCCGGGCAGATCAAAACCGGTTCCCTCAGCCGCAGCGAACGCGTGGCCAAGTACAACCAGTTGCTTCGCATCGAAGACGAACTGGGAAGCCAGGCCATCTATGCCGGAGCTGTGGGCCAGGGACCCCGCGGCAACGGCTGA
- the rplJ gene encoding 50S ribosomal protein L10 translates to MGRTLESKQQIVGELKELLAESELALVLDYKGLSIKEMSDLRDRLRAGNAVCKVTKNTLMRRAIDGDNAWSNLDSLLTGTNAFVLIKGDVGAGVKAVQAFQKETKKSETKGGLFEGKLLSQDEIKAIADLPSKEQLMAQIAGAINAVATKVAVGINEVPSGLARALKQHAEGGDS, encoded by the coding sequence ATGGGCCGCACGCTGGAGAGCAAGCAGCAGATCGTCGGAGAGCTCAAGGAGCTCCTCGCCGAGTCCGAACTGGCGCTGGTTCTTGATTACAAGGGCCTCTCCATCAAGGAAATGTCCGACCTGCGGGATCGTCTGCGGGCTGGCAACGCGGTGTGCAAGGTGACCAAAAACACCTTGATGCGCCGTGCCATCGATGGTGACAACGCCTGGTCGAATCTCGACTCTCTTCTCACAGGCACCAACGCCTTCGTTCTAATCAAGGGCGATGTCGGTGCCGGTGTGAAAGCCGTTCAGGCTTTCCAGAAGGAGACCAAAAAGTCCGAAACCAAGGGCGGCCTTTTCGAAGGCAAGCTTCTCTCTCAGGACGAGATCAAGGCCATCGCCGATCTCCCCTCCAAGGAGCAGCTCATGGCACAGATCGCCGGTGCGATCAACGCCGTGGCCACGAAGGTTGCTGTGGGCATCAACGAGGTTCCCTCCGGTCTCGCGCGGGCGCTCAAGCAGCACGCCGAAGGCGGCGATAGCTGA
- the rplA gene encoding 50S ribosomal protein L1, translating into MPTLSKRLASLAGKIEDRLYEPLEAIALVKDNANAKFDETMEAHVRLGIDPKYTDQQLRTTVALPNGTGQTVRIAVVTRGEKVAEAKAAGAELAGDEDLVETIAKGEMDFDLLIATPDMMPKVAKLGRVLGPRGLMPNPKAGTVTTDLAAAIQEFKAGKLEFRADRTGIVHVRFGKASFTAEALLQNLKTLQETIDRNKPSGAKGRYWKSLYVTSTMGPSVEVDFSALQDIEQGS; encoded by the coding sequence ATGCCAACCCTCTCAAAACGCCTGGCGAGCCTCGCCGGCAAGATCGAGGATCGTCTCTACGAACCCCTCGAGGCGATTGCCCTGGTCAAGGACAACGCCAACGCCAAGTTCGACGAAACGATGGAGGCCCACGTGCGCCTCGGCATCGATCCCAAATACACCGACCAGCAGCTGCGCACCACCGTGGCGCTGCCCAATGGCACCGGTCAGACCGTTCGCATCGCGGTGGTGACCCGCGGTGAGAAGGTCGCCGAGGCCAAGGCGGCGGGGGCTGAACTCGCCGGCGACGAAGACCTGGTGGAGACCATCGCCAAAGGTGAGATGGATTTCGACCTGCTGATCGCCACACCGGACATGATGCCCAAGGTGGCCAAGCTCGGTCGCGTGCTGGGACCCCGGGGTCTGATGCCGAACCCCAAGGCCGGCACCGTGACCACGGATCTGGCGGCTGCCATCCAGGAATTCAAGGCCGGCAAACTGGAATTCAGGGCAGATCGCACCGGCATCGTGCACGTGCGTTTCGGTAAAGCCAGCTTCACCGCCGAGGCTCTCCTCCAGAACCTCAAGACCCTGCAGGAGACCATCGACCGCAACAAGCCCAGCGGTGCCAAGGGCCGCTACTGGAAGTCTCTGTATGTGACCTCCACCATGGGTCCGTCCGTGGAAGTGGACTTCTCTGCCCTCCAGGACATTGAGCAAGGGAGCTGA
- a CDS encoding AarF/ABC1/UbiB kinase family protein: MGRMLRGLRIWRAVLTLLLFLWWDSQAWTYRGGQTANSRAARQQARARWLTAELLRLGSAFIKLGQLLSARPDILPAGWVAELASLQDSVPAFPFEQVQTVLEEELGPRCAEVIDLDPVPLGAASLAQVHRASLRSGRQVVLKIQRPGLDTLFRLDLEVMQQVAAVLQRHPSWGRGRDWPAMARECRRVLLRELDFRVEAQYAARFRQQFLDDERIRIPAVVWEQSTRRVLCLDYLPGIKVNDREALLDAGIDPSAVAEIGAASYLKQLVRFGFFHADPHPGNLAVASDGALIYYDFGMMGLLSDGLRRRLGSMVRAAAARDSAALVQEMQAAGVISRGIDVGPVRRLVRLMLKEALTPPFSSNVIDKLSGDLYDLVYGQPFRLPVELIFVMRALSTFEGVGRSLDPAFSLVAIAKPYLLPLMTSSGSGSSDLFNELGRQVGALSSRAAALPRRLDESLERLEQGDLQLQVRLGESDRQFRRMTLAQQSIGQSVLLGCLALSTAIVGASVRPLWAVLPAAAAIPVGMGWFRMQVRIRRDQRLEQLPGSNR, encoded by the coding sequence ATGGGTCGGATGCTGCGGGGGCTGCGGATCTGGCGCGCCGTCCTCACCTTGCTGCTGTTCCTGTGGTGGGACAGCCAGGCCTGGACCTACCGAGGTGGGCAGACCGCGAACAGTCGCGCCGCGAGGCAGCAGGCGCGGGCGCGCTGGCTGACCGCTGAGCTGCTGCGGCTGGGCTCGGCCTTCATCAAGCTGGGGCAGTTGCTCTCTGCACGCCCGGACATCCTCCCGGCCGGCTGGGTGGCGGAGTTGGCGTCCCTGCAGGACAGCGTTCCCGCGTTTCCCTTTGAGCAGGTGCAAACCGTCCTGGAAGAGGAGCTGGGGCCCCGTTGCGCCGAAGTGATTGACCTCGATCCGGTGCCTTTGGGTGCCGCCTCTTTGGCCCAGGTGCACCGGGCCAGCCTGCGCAGTGGCCGGCAGGTGGTGCTGAAGATCCAACGGCCCGGGCTCGACACGTTGTTCCGGCTGGATCTGGAGGTGATGCAGCAGGTGGCGGCAGTGCTTCAGCGTCACCCAAGTTGGGGGCGCGGGCGCGACTGGCCGGCGATGGCACGGGAGTGTCGGCGGGTGTTGTTGCGGGAACTGGATTTCAGGGTTGAGGCGCAGTACGCAGCCCGCTTCCGTCAGCAGTTCCTCGACGACGAGCGCATCCGCATTCCTGCGGTGGTTTGGGAGCAAAGCACCCGTCGGGTGCTTTGCCTTGATTATTTGCCGGGAATCAAGGTCAACGACCGGGAGGCGCTGCTGGACGCCGGCATCGATCCCTCTGCTGTGGCGGAAATCGGAGCAGCCAGCTACCTCAAGCAGTTGGTGCGCTTTGGCTTCTTCCACGCTGACCCCCATCCCGGCAATCTGGCGGTGGCCAGTGATGGCGCTCTCATCTACTACGACTTCGGGATGATGGGGCTGCTCTCCGATGGCCTGCGCCGTCGGCTGGGCTCCATGGTGCGGGCGGCTGCAGCGAGAGATTCGGCCGCGCTGGTGCAGGAGATGCAGGCGGCGGGGGTCATCTCCAGGGGCATTGATGTCGGCCCGGTCCGCCGGTTGGTGCGTTTGATGCTCAAGGAGGCCCTCACCCCTCCCTTCAGCAGCAATGTGATCGACAAGCTCTCCGGTGACCTCTACGACCTGGTGTATGGCCAGCCGTTTCGCCTGCCGGTGGAGCTGATCTTCGTCATGCGGGCACTCTCGACCTTTGAGGGCGTCGGCCGCAGCCTCGATCCGGCTTTTAGCCTCGTAGCGATAGCTAAGCCTTACCTCCTTCCTCTGATGACGTCGAGCGGATCCGGCTCCAGCGACCTGTTCAATGAACTTGGACGTCAGGTGGGAGCGTTGAGCAGCCGCGCTGCGGCCCTCCCCCGTCGTCTGGACGAGAGTCTGGAACGGCTGGAGCAGGGTGATCTGCAGCTGCAAGTGCGTCTGGGAGAGTCCGATCGCCAGTTCCGACGCATGACGCTGGCGCAGCAGTCCATCGGTCAGTCGGTGCTGCTGGGCTGCCTGGCCCTGTCCACTGCCATCGTCGGCGCCAGTGTTCGACCGCTCTGGGCCGTGCTTCCTGCTGCTGCCGCAATACCCGTGGGCATGGGTTGGTTCCGCATGCAAGTGCGCATTCGCCGGGACCAGCGACTGGAGCAGTTGCCTGGCTCCAATCGCTGA